A region of Oncorhynchus kisutch isolate 150728-3 linkage group LG29, Okis_V2, whole genome shotgun sequence DNA encodes the following proteins:
- the LOC109874118 gene encoding T-cell surface antigen CD2 isoform X1 gives MEFTNMSSPHTLRVLTSTGGLPMWMMLLHLSISYVVAEDIRVVGRVGNSIFLHPKMHLHAKISDIRWKHDTTDMLIVRNGMLVNLMDRCEIFLNGSLKFNEGLKRDSGNYTVQQYSENGGCLSERHIELSILEPVSKPKVRTACTFDGRVVLTCSVDKGDRVVMIWTEQPFAWTGSNQTLSSGPVLFLDSHTPGNLTCVAMNEISEEGFSPVVPTCRGHRSAVAAFGLFAFALTTLAVAILHLKKRRQKKKKGQSQSEYVEENNYIEMRGNLCNKWPQEETTIHPDQDTSHYEFCRPLAPASSERKRRLSLELNDIYV, from the exons ATGGAG TTTACAAACATGTCCTCACCCCATACTCTGAGAGTTTTAACATCTACTGGTGGGCTTCCAATGTGGATGATGCTTCTTCACCTCTCCATAAGCTATG TTGTTGCAGAAGACATCAGAGTAGTTGGACGAGTAGGAAACTCCATATTCCTTCACCCTAAAATGCACTTACACGCCAAGATCTCTGACATAAGATGGAAACATGATACTACAGATATGTTAATAGTTAGAAATGGTATGCTTGTTAATTTAATGGATAGGTGTGAGATCTTTCTAAATGGTTCACTGAAGTTTAATGAAGGACTGAAAAGAGACAGTGGAAATTATACTGTTCAACAATACAGTGAAAATGGAGGCTGTTTATCCGAGCGGCACATTGAGCTCAGTATTCTAG AACCTGTTTCCAAACCAAAGGTGAGAACCGCCTGTACTTTTGATGGGAGAGTTGTTCTGACCTGCTCTGTTGACAAAGGAGACAGAGTTGTGATGATCTGGACCGAGCAGCCATTTGCCTGGACAGGGTCCAATCAGACCCTGAGCTCAGGTCCTGTTCTATTCCTGGACAGCCATACGCCTGGAAACCTGACCTGTGTGGCAATGAACGAAATAAGTGAGGAAGGCTTCAGCCCAGTTGTCCCAACATGCAGAG GTCATAGGTCAGCTGTGGCTGCATTTGGTCTCTTTGCATTTGCACTGACGACACTGGCCGTCGCCATTCTACATTTGAAGAAGAGGCGTCAGAAAAAGAAAAAAGGTCAAAGTCAGTCTGAAT ATGTGGAGGAGAACAACTACATTGAGATGCGTGGGAATTTATGCAACAAATGGCCACAGGAGGAGACCACAATCCACCCGGACCAAGACACCTCCCATTACg AATTCTGCAGACCTCTTGCACCTGCTTCcagcgagagaaagagacgaCTATCACTGGAGTTGAATGATATCTATGTATGA
- the LOC109874118 gene encoding T-cell surface antigen CD2 isoform X2, which produces MHLHAKISDIRWKHDTTDMLIVRNGMLVNLMDRCEIFLNGSLKFNEGLKRDSGNYTVQQYSENGGCLSERHIELSILEPVSKPKVRTACTFDGRVVLTCSVDKGDRVVMIWTEQPFAWTGSNQTLSSGPVLFLDSHTPGNLTCVAMNEISEEGFSPVVPTCRGHRSAVAAFGLFAFALTTLAVAILHLKKRRQKKKKGQSQSEYVEENNYIEMRGNLCNKWPQEETTIHPDQDTSHYEFCRPLAPASSERKRRLSLELNDIYV; this is translated from the exons ATGCACTTACACGCCAAGATCTCTGACATAAGATGGAAACATGATACTACAGATATGTTAATAGTTAGAAATGGTATGCTTGTTAATTTAATGGATAGGTGTGAGATCTTTCTAAATGGTTCACTGAAGTTTAATGAAGGACTGAAAAGAGACAGTGGAAATTATACTGTTCAACAATACAGTGAAAATGGAGGCTGTTTATCCGAGCGGCACATTGAGCTCAGTATTCTAG AACCTGTTTCCAAACCAAAGGTGAGAACCGCCTGTACTTTTGATGGGAGAGTTGTTCTGACCTGCTCTGTTGACAAAGGAGACAGAGTTGTGATGATCTGGACCGAGCAGCCATTTGCCTGGACAGGGTCCAATCAGACCCTGAGCTCAGGTCCTGTTCTATTCCTGGACAGCCATACGCCTGGAAACCTGACCTGTGTGGCAATGAACGAAATAAGTGAGGAAGGCTTCAGCCCAGTTGTCCCAACATGCAGAG GTCATAGGTCAGCTGTGGCTGCATTTGGTCTCTTTGCATTTGCACTGACGACACTGGCCGTCGCCATTCTACATTTGAAGAAGAGGCGTCAGAAAAAGAAAAAAGGTCAAAGTCAGTCTGAAT ATGTGGAGGAGAACAACTACATTGAGATGCGTGGGAATTTATGCAACAAATGGCCACAGGAGGAGACCACAATCCACCCGGACCAAGACACCTCCCATTACg AATTCTGCAGACCTCTTGCACCTGCTTCcagcgagagaaagagacgaCTATCACTGGAGTTGAATGATATCTATGTATGA
- the LOC109874118 gene encoding uncharacterized protein LOC109874118 isoform X3 — MEFTNMSSPHTLRVLTSTGGLPMWMMLLHLSISYEPVSKPKVRTACTFDGRVVLTCSVDKGDRVVMIWTEQPFAWTGSNQTLSSGPVLFLDSHTPGNLTCVAMNEISEEGFSPVVPTCRGHRSAVAAFGLFAFALTTLAVAILHLKKRRQKKKKGQSQSEYVEENNYIEMRGNLCNKWPQEETTIHPDQDTSHYEFCRPLAPASSERKRRLSLELNDIYV, encoded by the exons ATGGAG TTTACAAACATGTCCTCACCCCATACTCTGAGAGTTTTAACATCTACTGGTGGGCTTCCAATGTGGATGATGCTTCTTCACCTCTCCATAAGCTATG AACCTGTTTCCAAACCAAAGGTGAGAACCGCCTGTACTTTTGATGGGAGAGTTGTTCTGACCTGCTCTGTTGACAAAGGAGACAGAGTTGTGATGATCTGGACCGAGCAGCCATTTGCCTGGACAGGGTCCAATCAGACCCTGAGCTCAGGTCCTGTTCTATTCCTGGACAGCCATACGCCTGGAAACCTGACCTGTGTGGCAATGAACGAAATAAGTGAGGAAGGCTTCAGCCCAGTTGTCCCAACATGCAGAG GTCATAGGTCAGCTGTGGCTGCATTTGGTCTCTTTGCATTTGCACTGACGACACTGGCCGTCGCCATTCTACATTTGAAGAAGAGGCGTCAGAAAAAGAAAAAAGGTCAAAGTCAGTCTGAAT ATGTGGAGGAGAACAACTACATTGAGATGCGTGGGAATTTATGCAACAAATGGCCACAGGAGGAGACCACAATCCACCCGGACCAAGACACCTCCCATTACg AATTCTGCAGACCTCTTGCACCTGCTTCcagcgagagaaagagacgaCTATCACTGGAGTTGAATGATATCTATGTATGA